Proteins found in one Sorghum bicolor cultivar BTx623 chromosome 1, Sorghum_bicolor_NCBIv3, whole genome shotgun sequence genomic segment:
- the LOC8084951 gene encoding flagellar attachment zone protein 1: MEAHASRGRRTLEEIRQKRAAERMQHALPIAASHVDSHGNQRAGAELLARVQELENGNMELERENKMLLSKIAEKEVEKDALVNRLNDLERNVVPSLKKTLNDISLEKDAAVVAKEDALAQLRSMKKRLKEAEEEQYRAEEDSASLRAQLNTLQQQVMGHSYSGYTMGTSNEESVSMEKEIQDLQAQLKQESLLRQQEQQKLAEESQLRQQEQEKLAKEQIRIASLEAEKQQLEDQITMLTKKATDDASEFAARKAFSLQDREKLENQLHDMALMIERLEGSRQKLLMEIDSQSSEIEKLFEENSAVSTSYQEAMAITVQWENQVRDCLKQNEELRSHLEKLRLEQASLLKVSNIATQSDGQIENSSNPPEMVTENISLKDQLIKEQSRSEGLSAEIMKLSAELRKAVQAQNNLARLYRPVLRDIESNLMKMKQETYATIQ, from the exons ATGGAAGCACACGCCTCGCGGGGCCGCCGCACC CTGGAGGAGATCCGGCAGAAGAGAGCGGCCGAGAGGATGCAGCACGCCCTCCCGATCGCGGCGTCTCACGTCGACTCTCACG GGAACCAAAGAGCTGGAGCTGAG CTTCTTGCTCGAGTTCAAGAACTTGAAAATGGGAACATGGAATTGGAGAGGGAAAATAAAATGCTCTTGTCCAAG ATTGCTGAGAAGGAAGTTGAGAAGGATGCCCTTGTAAACCGTTTGAATGATCTC GAGCGGAATGTAGTGCCCTCTTTGAAAAAAACCTTGAATGACATTTCTTTGGAGAAAGATGCTGCTGTAGTTGCTAAG GAGGATGCTCTAGCTCAACTCAGGAGCATGAAGAAACGACTCAAGGAAGCAGAAGAAGAACAGTATAGG GCAGAAGAAGACTCAGCCTCCTTGAGAGCACAGCTAAATACCCTGCAGCAGCAAGTAATGGGACACTCTTACAGTGGATATACAATGGGAACATCGAATGAGGAATCTGTTTCCATGGAAAAGGAGATACAAGATTTACAGGCACAGCTAAAG CAAGAGTCACTGCTAAGGCAACAGGAGCAACAAAAATTAGCTGAAGAGTCCCAGCTGAGgcaacaagagcaagaaaaactAGCCAAAGAGCAAATCCGTATTGCTTCTCTGGAGGCTGAAAAGCAACAGTTGGAAGATCAAATTACTATGTTGACAAAGAAAGCTACAG ACGACGCTTCTGAGTTTGCTGCACGCAAGGCATTTTCATTG CAAGATAGGGAAAAACTTGAAAACCAGTTGCATGACATGGCTTTGATGATTGAGAGGCTAGAGGGGAGTCGTCAAAAACTGCTAATGGAG ATTGATTCTCAATCTTCAGAAATAGAGAAACTGTTTGAGGAGAACTCAGCCGTATCCACTTCTTATCAAGAAGCCATGGCTATTACAGTACAATGGGAAAACCAG GTTAGAGATTGTCTGAAGCAAAATGAAGAGCTCCGTTCTCACTTGGAGAAACTAAGACTTGAACAAGCTAGCCTGTTGAAAGTAAGCAATATCGCTACCCAATCAGATGGGCAAATTGAAAACAGCTCAAACCCACCAGAAATGGTCACCGAGAATATTTCTCTAAAG GATCAGCTTATAAAAGAACAGAGCAGATCTGAGGGGTTGTCTGcagagataatgaaactttcagCTGAGCTTAGGAAAGCAGTCCAAGCACAGAATAACCTTGCACGCTT ATACAGACCTGTATTAAGAGACATTGAGAGCAACCTGATGAAAATGAAACAAGAAACTTATGCGACGATCCAGTGA